Part of the Gemmatimonadota bacterium genome, CGGGGGCGTGGTACAGCTACGGGACGCAGCGGATCGGGCAGGGCCGCGAGAACGCGAAGCTGTTCCTGAAGGACAACCCGGCGGTGATGGCCGAGGTCGAGGAGAAGGTCAAGACGGTGCTCGGGATCAACAAGGTCGCGGTCGCCGAGTCGGAGACGGACGAATAGGGCAGGGGACAATAGAGCATCGGCAGGAGCGAGGACCGGGAGTGTTCGCACTTTCATCCTTCATCCTTCCGCCTCCATCGTGGTTCAGTCGGGGGTGCGATCTGTGGTGAGTCGTCGGGGCCCGGAATCCCCGCCGTTCCACTCGGGTCCGCCCCCGACACCCGTTCCGGAGCCCGTTCCGGGACCCGTCACGGCCATCCGCGAGGTGGCGCGGCGCGCGGGGCGGTACGCGGTCGAGGTCGCGGGGGTCGCGGTCGCGCCGGTCTCGGTGGACACCATCGCGGAGCTCAAGCTCCGGGTCGGACGGCTCCTCGACGCGCCGGAACTCGCCCGTCTCGTCGAGGCCTCCGCGATGACGGCGTGCTACGACAAGGCGCTCGACGCGCTTGCCCGGCGCGCGCGGAGCGCGAAGGATCTGGAGCGCTGGCTGGCCGACCGGGAGCACCCGCGCTCGGCGATCGTGGCGGCACTCGAGCGCCTGACGGCCCTGGGATTGCTCGACGACCTCGCCTTCGCGCGCGCGTTCGCCCGCTCCCGTGCGAGCGGCAAGGGCTTCGGCCCGCGGCGCGTGGTGGCCGAACTGGGCCGCAAGGGCGTGCCGCGGCCCGTCATCGACCAGGTGATGCGGGAGCTCGAGACCGCGGCCGACGAGGAGTCGGAGGGGGCATTGTCAGCGGCGGAGCGCGAGGTGGCGACGGTGCGCGCGGCGGCGGAGAAGCGGCTGCGCTCGCTCGCGCGGCTCGAGCCGGAGGTGGCGCGGCGCCGGCTCACGGGGTGGCTCGTGCGGCGCGGGTTCGGGGTCGGCGTGGCGTCGCGGGTGGCGAGGGAACTGCTGCCCCGGTGAGGCGCGGACGCCCTCCGCGGCGATAGAATACCCGTCATGCGCGCGCGGACGATTCGAACGCTGCTGGCCGGTCTCGTCGGGGTCTCCGGACTCGGGGCGTCGAGCCTACGCGCGCAGGGGGCCGAGGCGGCGCCGGCCGCGGGATCGCCGGCGCTCCTCAAGGTCGGCGCATCCTCACTGCTCGGGATCCCGATGCTCGGGGTGGAACGACCGCTGCGCGACGCGAGGCGGAGCTTCCAGTGGGACGTGATGCTCTCGCCGTGGCGTTCGGTCCAAGGCTATCCGCTGCAGTTCGCCGTCGGGACGGCGGAGTGGCGCCTCTATCGTCGCCCGGCCCGCACCGGGTGGTACGCAGCGTGGCATGTCGGCGCCGCGGTCTTTCGCCTCCAGAAGCCGTTCTACCGCGACACCACGCTATATCAGGAGGGTGGCGCTCTCCTCGCCGGCGCGAGCGTCGGCCACGTCTGGCGGCTGCGTGGCGGGCGCACGGTCGAGGCCTACCTCGGCGCGGGCACGGTCCAGTCGCTCTACAAGGGCTACGACCGCGCGACGGGGCGGCGCTACGATGGTGCGCGGCTCTGGAACGTGAGCGGGGAGTTCGTGCCGTACCGCACGGGGCTCAACCTGAGCGTGCCGCTCCGCTGGGGGGGGGGGGGCCGGGGGGGGGGGGGGGGGGGGGGGGGGGGGGGGGGGGGGGGGCGGGGGGGGGGTTACCGGGCGAGTTGGCGCTACTGGTAGCGGCGATGCTCGCCCGAGATGCGCGCCCGGAGCGCGATGACCTCGGGACCACGCTCCGGCACGTGGAAGTCTGGGACCAGTTCGACGATCATGTCGCGCAAGCGCGCCTCCTCGGCCTGCGCGATCGTGGCCAGGCGGATGAGTTCATCGATGCGCCCCTCGAGGTCGGCGTCAGGGTCCGCCGCGAGCACGCGGATGACCTTCGGATGCGCCGTCTCGCGGACGTCCTCGTCCCCGAAGAGCACCTCCTCGTAGAGCTTCTCGCCGGGCCGGATGCCGGTGTACTTGATCTCGATGTCCTCGCCTTCCTCCAGGCCGGAGAGACGAATGAGGTCTCGCGCGAGGTCGGCGATCTTCACGGGGTCGCCCATGTCGAGGACGAAGAGCTCCCCGCCGGCCCCGAGTGCGCCCGCCTGCAGGACCAACTGCACCGCCTCCGGGATGGTCATGAAGAAGCGGCGCATGTCGGGATGCGTCACCGTCACCGGCCCGCCGCGCTCGATCTGCGCAGGAAGGTCGGGACCACCGAGCCGCGCGAGCCGAGGACGTTGCCGAAGCGCACGGCCACGAAATGGCGGGAGGCGCGCGCCGCCGCGACGCGCACGAGGATCTCCGCGAGCCGCTTGGTGGCGCCCATGATCGACGTCGGGCGCACCGCCTTGTCCGTGGAGATCAGCACGAAGTGCGTCACCCCCGACTCGATCGCCGCCTCGACGACGTTCCGCGTTCCCATCACGTTGTTCGTGATGGCCTCGACGACGTTCTCCTCCATCAGCGGGACGTGCTTGTGCGCGGCCGCGTGGAAGACGGCGAAGGGCCGGAAGCGTTCGAACACGATCCGGATCCGTGACTGGTCCCGGACATCGGCGATCACGGGCGAGACCTTCAGCGTCGGATTGCGGCGGCGGAGTTCGCCCTCGATCTCGAAGACCTGATTCTCGGAGTGGTCGAGCAGGACGAGCAGTGAGGGCTGCAGCGCCGCGATCTGACGGCAGAGTTCGGAGCCGATCGAGCCGCCGGCGCCGGTGACGAGGACCGTCCGCCCCTCCGCGAGGGACTTCACGGCCGTGATGTCGGTCTTGATGGGGGCGCGGCGCAGGAGGTCCTGGATCTCGACCGGGCGCAGCGCCGTGAACTCGATGTTCCCCGAGACGAGGTCGGCGAGACTCGGGACGGTGCGCGGTGCGCGCCCCGGCCTGCGAGGCCAGTTCGACGATGCGGCGCACCAGGGTGCCGCGGGCCGACGGCATCGCGATGATGACCTCCTTCGCCCCGAGGTCGCGGATCATCCGCGGCAGGTCATCCACCCGCCCCTCGACCTTGATCCCGTGAAGCAACTGGCCGAGCTTCGATGGGTCATCGTCCGCGAACGCGACCACTTGGAAGTTCGCGCGGTCGCTCGCGACGGCCTCCCGCGCAATCAGCTGCCCCGCCGAACCGGCGCCGACCACGATCGTGCGGACCCCTTGCGCGCGACGCCGCCGGCGCGCCTGGAAGCGCGCGCCGAGTCGGGGGCGACGAGGCACCGCGATCGACAGCATCGCATCGAGGGCGAGGGCCGAATACGGCATGCGGTGCGGCGTGAGCGCGAGCCATTCCCGCATCCCGATGCCGATCGCGAAGTTCAGGGCTGCGGCCGCCAGTCCCGCCGTGAGGATCCGCTCCAGCTCCACCACGCTCGCGTGTCGCCAGATGCAGCTGTAGAGCCCACCGCGCCACGCAACGATGATGCGGACCGGCAGGGTCAACACCGCGTAGGTCAGGACCGTCTCACCGTACCCCGCCGGCCACGCGAAGCCCTCGAACCGGAGCGTCAGGACCACGAAGGGCACGACCGCCAGCCCGAGTATGTCGAGGGCCAGGAAGTGCCGGTTGCGCATTCGGGTCATGCGGTCCTGGCGGGGCCCGCGGACGGTGGAACGACGGAGCACGTTGTGGGGTGGGGGATGCGCTGGGACCGCGCCGACCAGTGGGCACGGGCGGGCGAGGAGCACGACTGTCGTACGCCGTTACCCGCCCGATGTTCTTCCCGTGACACCGCCAATCTCGGCGTTGTGCCGCGTGGATGCAACACCTTATTTTACAATGATATGCATGCCTCCGAAATCCGCCGCCGCTTCCTCGATTTCTTCGCCCGCCAGCAGCACGCGGTCCGCCCGTCGTCTTCCCTCGTGCCGGGCGACGACCCGACCCTGCTGTTCACGAACGCGGGCATGGTCCAGTTCAAGAAGGTCTTCCTCGGCCAGGAGCCCCCGCCGGAAGGAAATCGCCGCGCCACGACCTCCCAGAAGTGCGTCCGCGCGGGCGGCAAGCACAACGACCTCGAGCAGGTGGGGCACACCGCCCGGCACCACACCTTCTTCGAGATGCTCGGCAACTTCTCCTTCGGCGACTACTTCAAGCGCGACGCGATCCGCTTCGCCTGGGAGTTCGTCACCAAGGACCTCGGCATCCCCACCGAGCACATCCGCGTCACCGTCTACAAGGACGATGACGAGGCGCGGCAGCTCTGGGTGAAGGAGACGGGCATCGCGGCGAGTCGCGTCTACGGTCTCGGCGAGAAGGACAACTTCTGGCAGATGGCCGACACCGGCCCCTGCGGCCCGTGCACCGAGATCTACATCGACCTCGCGCACATGGCGAAGGACTTCGCCTTCCCGGCGGGCGCGAGCGGCGAGTGGACCGACACCGCGCGCACCGAGTTCTCGCAGGACGCCTTCGTCGAGGGCGCCGAGGCGGGCCGCTTCCTCGAGATATGGAACCTCGTGTTCATGCAGTTCGACCGGCAGACGGACGGCACCCTCGTGCCGCTGCCGAAGCCGTCGGTCGACACCGGGGCGGGCCTCGAGCGCATCGCGGCGGTGCTGCAGGGCGTCGCGAACAACTATCACACGGACCTCTTCGCGCCGCTCCTCGAGACGGTCGCGCGGATCGTCGGCAAGCCGTACGCCTACGCCAGCGCCGACTCGGCGAGCTATCGCGTGCTCGCCGACCACGCGCGCGCGGTGAGCTTCCTCCTCGCCGACGGTGTCTTCCCGAGCAACGAGGGGCGCGGCTACGTCCTCCGGCGCATCCTGCGCCGCGCGGTGCGGCACGCCTGGCTGCTCGGCCGTCGGCAGCCGACGCTCGTGCACGTGGTCGAGCAGGTCATCGCGGGGATGCAGGGCCAGTTCCCCGAGCTCGAGCAGCGGCGCCAGCACATCCTCGACACGACCAAGGCGGAGGAGGAGCGCTTCCTCGCGACCATCGAGGGCGGCCTGACCCGCTTCGAGGAACTCACCCCCGCGGGCAAGCACGGGACGATCACGGGCGAGGACGCCTTCAAGCTCTACGACACCTTCGGCTTCCCGATCGACCTCACCGCGCTGATGGCCGCCGAGCGCGGCTACACGGTGGACATGACGGGCTTCGACGCGGCGCTCGACGCGCAGCGCAAGCAGTCGCAGGACGATCGCAAGGCGCGGAAGCTCACGGTCGCGGCGGACGAGCTGCGGGACCTCGCGGCCTGGGAGACGGCCAAGGGCGTCGCGCCCGCGGCGGCGTTCGTCGGCTACGAGACGATCGAGGTCGAGTCGCTCGTGACCGCGGTGAAGACCCTCGAGGACGGCCAGGTGGCGGTGATGCTGCGCGAGTCGCCGTTCTACGCCGAGTCGGGCGGCCAGGTGAGCGACCAGGGCGAGATCGTCGGCACCGGCTGGCGCGTCGCGGTGCAGGAGGTGCGCAAGCTGGACGGGCGCGTCGCGGCGATCGGCACGGTGAGCGGCACGCCGAAGTTCGAGATGGTGAAGGCGCGGGTCCCGTCGGACCGCCGCCACGACACGGAGCGCAACCACACGGCCACGCATCTGCTGCACGCCGCGCTGCGTCAGGTGCTCGGCGAGCATGTCCATCAGGCGGGCTCGCTGGTCGCGCCGGATCGCCTCCGCTTCGACTTCACGCATCACGGTCCCATCAAGGCCGAGGCGC contains:
- a CDS encoding regulatory protein RecX, with translation MARRAGRYAVEVAGVAVAPVSVDTIAELKLRVGRLLDAPELARLVEASAMTACYDKALDALARRARSAKDLERWLADREHPRSAIVAALERLTALGLLDDLAFARAFARSRASGKGFGPRRVVAELGRKGVPRPVIDQVMRELETAADEESEGALSAAEREVATVRAAAEKRLRSLARLEPEVARRRLTGWLVRRGFGVGVASRVARELLPR
- a CDS encoding DUF3575 domain-containing protein, with translation MRARTIRTLLAGLVGVSGLGASSLRAQGAEAAPAAGSPALLKVGASSLLGIPMLGVERPLRDARRSFQWDVMLSPWRSVQGYPLQFAVGTAEWRLYRRPARTGWYAAWHVGAAVFRLQKPFYRDTTLYQEGGALLAGASVGHVWRLRGGRTVEAYLGAGTVQSLYKGYDRATGRRYDGARLWNVSGEFVPYRTGLNLSVPLRWGGGGRGGGGGGGGGGGGGRGGGYRASWRYW
- a CDS encoding polysaccharide biosynthesis protein, giving the protein MRRFFMTIPEAVQLVLQAGALGAGGELFVLDMGDPVKIADLARDLIRLSGLEEGEDIEIKYTGIRPGEKLYEEVLFGDEDVRETAHPKVIRVLAADPDADLEGRIDELIRLATIAQAEEARLRDMIVELVPDFHVPERGPEVIALRARISGEHRRYQ
- a CDS encoding SDR family NAD(P)-dependent oxidoreductase, whose translation is MKSLAEGRTVLVTGAGGSIGSELCRQIAALQPSLLVLLDHSENQVFEIEGELRRRNPTLKVSPVIADVRDQSRIRIVFERFRPFAVFHAAAHKHVPLMEENVVEAITNNVMGTRNVVEAAIESGVTHFVLISTDKAVRPTSIMGATKRLAEILVRVAAARASRHFVAVRFGNVLGSRGSVVPTFLRRSSAAGR
- the alaS gene encoding alanine--tRNA ligase produces the protein MHASEIRRRFLDFFARQQHAVRPSSSLVPGDDPTLLFTNAGMVQFKKVFLGQEPPPEGNRRATTSQKCVRAGGKHNDLEQVGHTARHHTFFEMLGNFSFGDYFKRDAIRFAWEFVTKDLGIPTEHIRVTVYKDDDEARQLWVKETGIAASRVYGLGEKDNFWQMADTGPCGPCTEIYIDLAHMAKDFAFPAGASGEWTDTARTEFSQDAFVEGAEAGRFLEIWNLVFMQFDRQTDGTLVPLPKPSVDTGAGLERIAAVLQGVANNYHTDLFAPLLETVARIVGKPYAYASADSASYRVLADHARAVSFLLADGVFPSNEGRGYVLRRILRRAVRHAWLLGRRQPTLVHVVEQVIAGMQGQFPELEQRRQHILDTTKAEEERFLATIEGGLTRFEELTPAGKHGTITGEDAFKLYDTFGFPIDLTALMAAERGYTVDMTGFDAALDAQRKQSQDDRKARKLTVAADELRDLAAWETAKGVAPAAAFVGYETIEVESLVTAVKTLEDGQVAVMLRESPFYAESGGQVSDQGEIVGTGWRVAVQEVRKLDGRVAAIGTVSGTPKFEMVKARVPSDRRHDTERNHTATHLLHAALRQVLGEHVHQAGSLVAPDRLRFDFTHHGPIKAEALDRIEQLVNEGIWANVDVTTREKPYQEAIASGAMALFGEKYGDVVRVVEIPGLSVELCGGTHVRNTGQIALLRIVSESGVAAGVRRIEAVTGRGAYEFLRGKEKALGEIAERLKVNAVSPELIAKRLDALLGEKRALEKKLEEALKGGGAQGGDLTAGAESVNGIAFLSKVVKAEAMKDLQALGDVVREKLGSGVGALVADFGEDKGGLVVVVTDDLRAKGITAGGIVKALAAKTGIRGGGKDHMAQAGVTGEQVGTMPAVAGEVIRAMLGSAK